The DNA window AAAATCCAGACCAAGACATCTCATTCTCCGGCCGGAGAAATCACCCTCTATACATTGACTAACTCATCAGGCGCGTCGGTCACTCTTTCGAGTCTCGGCGCAGGCATTGTGGCCGTATACGTTCCTGACGCATACGGCAAACTCGCAGATGTGGCGCTCGGATACAAAGATCCAGCGTCATATCTCGGCGACGGGCCGTGTGCCGGAAAGATTCCCGGCCGTTTCGCCAACCGCATAGCTCTCGGAAAATTCACTCTCGACGGCAAAGAATACAGTCTTGCCATCAACAACGGTCCTAACGCCCTCCACGGCGGTCCGACAGGATTCATGAACCGTATCTGGGAAAGCAATGCCGAAGACAATAAAGTCACATTCACCTATCATGCAGCCGACGGCGAGGAAGGTTATCCCGGAGCACTTGACGTGAAGGCTGAATACACATGGAGCGAAGATAACGAACTGACTCTGCGCATCACTGCCGAAACCGATTCGGCAACCGTTGTCAATCTCACAAACCACGCATATTTCAACCTTGACGGAGAAAACGCAGGAAGCGTACTCGACCATGAGATGCGTCTCAATGCCTCACGCTATCTCCCGACCGACGACACCCAGATTCCTACCGGCGAACTCGCACCCGTAGCCGGTACTCCGATGGATTTTACCCAGTTCAAGGCCATTGGCCGCGACATTGAAGCCGACTTCCATCCCCTCAAAGTAGGAAAGGGCTACGATCACTGCTGGGTCATCGACAACTACGAGAAAGGAACGATGAAAGAAGTAG is part of the Duncaniella dubosii genome and encodes:
- a CDS encoding aldose epimerase family protein — encoded protein: MKIQTKTSHSPAGEITLYTLTNSSGASVTLSSLGAGIVAVYVPDAYGKLADVALGYKDPASYLGDGPCAGKIPGRFANRIALGKFTLDGKEYSLAINNGPNALHGGPTGFMNRIWESNAEDNKVTFTYHAADGEEGYPGALDVKAEYTWSEDNELTLRITAETDSATVVNLTNHAYFNLDGENAGSVLDHEMRLNASRYLPTDDTQIPTGELAPVAGTPMDFTQFKAIGRDIEADFHPLKVGKGYDHCWVIDNYEKGTMKEVAELRSSKSGRALIISTTQPGMQIYTGNWLAGCPESISGGAYSDYDGVAIECQGFPDAPNKPCFPSPVLRKGEKYDETIKFKFTTL